A window of Bacteroidota bacterium genomic DNA:
GTGCTCGAAACTACAGCCCTGGGCGCGGCTTACCTCGCCGGCCTGGCCGTAGGCTTTTGGGCGTCGCAAGATGAAATTGCTACACAGTGGCAAATTGACCAGACCTACAAAGCCTCTATGCCCGCAGATGAGGTTGCATCGCTTAAAGCCGGCTGGCAGAAAGCGCTAGGAAGGTCCAAAGATTGGGAAGAAAGAGACTAACCCCTCACTCCCCCAACAAAATTACAGTAGCAGATACCCAGTGCGCTGTAACCAGTCCGGACTACACCACCAGTAGCCGGACTGGATATGATTGTACCACCCAATCCATCAAAAAAATGACTCCTTTTTTAGCAGAAGTGCTTGGCACGATGTTACTGATCCTTTTGGGCAACGGTGTAGTAGCCAATGTGCTGCTCAAAGACACCAAAGGGCACGGCGGCGGTTGGCTCCTCATAAACCTTGGCTGGGGCATGGCTGTGTTTACAGCGGTACTCTCTGTAGCAGCGTATAGCGGCGCGCACCTGAATCCGGCTGTTACAGTCGGACTTGCGTTTGCAGGCGGCTTCCCGTGGTCTGATGTTGCCATGTATATTGGCGCACAGATGCTCGGCGCAGCTATCGGCGCTTTTCTCGTCTGGCTTATGTACAAGGACCACTACGACATTACGGAAGATGAAGGCGCGATTCTTGGCACCTTTGCTACGGGCCCACAGATCAGAAATCCGCTGAGTAACCTGATCTCAGAGATTCTGGGTACGTTTGTCCTCGTTTTTGCAGTCCTTTACATGGTTGGCCGCGATGGCGGCGCCATCGCACTTGACGCCCTGCCAGTTGGGCTGGTTGTTGTCGCTATTG
This region includes:
- a CDS encoding MIP/aquaporin family protein, translated to MGRKRLTPHSPNKITVADTQCAVTSPDYTTSSRTGYDCTTQSIKKMTPFLAEVLGTMLLILLGNGVVANVLLKDTKGHGGGWLLINLGWGMAVFTAVLSVAAYSGAHLNPAVTVGLAFAGGFPWSDVAMYIGAQMLGAAIGAFLVWLMYKDHYDITEDEGAILGTFATGPQIRNPLSNLISEILGTFVLVFAVLYMVGRDGGAIALDALPVGLVVVAIGISLGALDTCTVIAA